One stretch of Mesotoga sp. UBA6090 DNA includes these proteins:
- a CDS encoding GAF domain-containing protein has protein sequence MEPIKVYIVDNGTAEIKTLSERISKLRWNMHVERVSEDPLVGETSRSNKFYTLNKYLKRKYEGFASLIDDMIFLVSLDDPMRPGRIVEANNSAAEKLGYSYDELLEMSFYSVAGDLDSQIKKIRADLQIKGMCTTDSFLTMKSGEKLQVEICLKVLDLQNSIVTMVVARDTSAFRKVAAELQWRQNFERVISEVSGALKEYENIDDAIEKALGQLGELTSADRSNVFLLDCRTNSTRNTHEWCKEGVKSAKPHLQNMPFEEFSWWIKEMKKGGVHSYVVSELPEEASREAEVLAQQGVVSLVVIPIFSRQMPVGFVGLERLSGQFDWSKADIELLEVFAGLISGVIEYSRFM, from the coding sequence ATGGAACCAATAAAAGTGTACATCGTTGACAACGGTACGGCGGAGATCAAGACATTGTCTGAACGGATTTCCAAGTTGAGATGGAATATGCACGTAGAGAGGGTTTCAGAGGATCCCTTGGTCGGAGAAACCTCAAGGTCCAATAAGTTTTATACGCTGAACAAGTATCTCAAGAGAAAGTATGAAGGGTTTGCCAGCCTGATTGACGATATGATCTTCCTGGTGAGCCTCGACGATCCTATGAGGCCCGGCAGGATAGTCGAAGCTAACAACAGTGCAGCCGAAAAACTTGGATACTCCTACGATGAACTTCTGGAGATGAGTTTCTATTCAGTGGCCGGAGATCTTGATTCTCAGATAAAGAAAATAAGGGCCGATCTTCAGATAAAGGGAATGTGTACAACTGATTCGTTTCTCACTATGAAGAGCGGGGAGAAACTTCAAGTGGAGATTTGCTTGAAGGTGCTTGATCTTCAGAACTCCATAGTCACAATGGTTGTGGCCCGAGACACGAGTGCATTCAGAAAGGTGGCCGCAGAACTCCAGTGGAGACAGAATTTCGAACGAGTGATTTCAGAGGTTTCCGGAGCGCTAAAAGAGTATGAGAACATAGACGATGCGATAGAAAAGGCGCTTGGACAACTAGGCGAGCTGACTTCCGCAGACAGATCCAATGTCTTCTTGTTGGACTGCAGGACCAATTCGACCAGGAACACCCACGAATGGTGTAAAGAAGGCGTCAAGAGCGCCAAACCCCATCTTCAAAACATGCCGTTCGAGGAGTTCTCCTGGTGGATAAAGGAAATGAAAAAAGGCGGGGTACACTCTTATGTAGTCAGTGAACTCCCAGAGGAGGCAAGCAGAGAAGCCGAAGTTCTTGCGCAGCAGGGAGTCGTTTCACTTGTCGTCATTCCGATTTTCTCTCGGCAGATGCCCGTCGGTTTCGTCGGACTGGAAAGGCTTAGTGGCCAATTCGATTGGAGCAAGGCAGACATAGAGCTTCTTGAGGTCTTCGCCGGACTGATATCCGGAGTAATAGAATACTCGAGATTCATGTGA
- a CDS encoding LacI family DNA-binding transcriptional regulator: MAATLDDIAKETGLSRATVARAIGKYGYVSKKAREKVIAAAKKLNYKPNYIAKSMATGETKNIGLIVGDIQNPFFSTIARAISDVIVPEGYSLIVTSTDEKVEVEKTSIDRFFQKQVDGLILAPVSRSNSDHLKELVKSEIPIVLIDRIIEGLDVDMIVSDDLGGGFEAAEYLLELGHRRIGFLSDRLDISTNYDRIAGYREALSKYGIEEKQSWVKLGGFTVEGAYKSGVSLLGQNKDITAVIATNNYMAAGLLLAAKDMGIEVPRDISVISFDDIVWFDLCNPPITSVAQDTREIGSMAAKRILMNIRGQRYEKGLTRLPTRLIIRESCTSPRD, from the coding sequence ATGGCAGCAACGCTGGACGACATTGCGAAAGAGACGGGTCTCTCGAGGGCAACGGTAGCGAGGGCGATCGGGAAATATGGATACGTCAGCAAGAAGGCGAGAGAAAAGGTCATAGCGGCTGCAAAGAAACTTAACTACAAGCCAAACTACATTGCCAAGAGCATGGCTACCGGTGAGACGAAGAATATCGGATTGATCGTGGGCGATATTCAGAATCCCTTTTTCTCCACGATAGCGAGAGCGATAAGCGATGTCATTGTCCCAGAAGGGTACAGTTTGATTGTCACAAGTACCGACGAAAAAGTGGAGGTCGAGAAGACATCTATAGATCGTTTTTTTCAGAAACAGGTAGATGGCTTGATTCTCGCCCCGGTGTCGCGTAGCAATTCCGATCATTTGAAGGAACTTGTGAAGTCCGAGATTCCCATAGTGCTGATTGACAGAATCATTGAAGGCCTTGATGTTGACATGATTGTAAGCGATGACCTCGGTGGAGGTTTTGAGGCAGCTGAATATCTTTTGGAGCTTGGTCACAGGAGAATCGGTTTCCTTTCGGATAGGCTCGACATAAGTACAAACTACGATCGGATTGCCGGATACAGGGAAGCGCTTTCAAAGTACGGAATAGAGGAAAAGCAGTCGTGGGTAAAACTTGGCGGCTTTACGGTTGAGGGAGCTTACAAAAGCGGCGTCTCTCTACTGGGACAGAACAAAGATATCACGGCGGTAATAGCAACGAACAATTATATGGCGGCGGGACTGCTTCTTGCTGCGAAGGACATGGGAATTGAGGTTCCGCGAGATATATCGGTCATTAGCTTCGATGATATTGTTTGGTTTGATCTATGTAATCCTCCAATAACATCTGTGGCTCAGGATACGAGAGAGATTGGCAGTATGGCCGCGAAAAGGATACTGATGAATATCAGAGGTCAGAGATATGAAAAGGGACTCACCAGACTGCCTACACGACTCATCATAAGGGAATCATGTACCTCACCAAGAGACTAA
- a CDS encoding MATE family efflux transporter: MKRVNILDESMMSALLKLAWPAVLTMLFQTVYNMVDAYWLGKLGKVEISAPTIAWPAIFLLISIGGGLAVAGLALVSQNLGAGRKEEASHVAGQVISISFAVAVILGLLGAIFSETVLKLLNIPTELLSVTNTYMRTIFLGAPFTFTMFTFNSLFTAIGDTKTPMCLMGFSVTVNALIDPLLIFGIGFPRLEVFGAALATVISRGFVVIVATVILFKGKRGFKVNFKDLRPKWKTLTRVLRIGLPSSAGQSITALAFLIITSMVAGFGSVATAALGVGNRITSLATMFSFGLSQATSSMVGQYLGAGRKNDAYSVVWKATGINVLIVGVISTGTFFFGKEVTAFFINDPLVLIEGEKYFRIVSFSIPFFASYNIFDMALRGSGHTIQSMILNITRLWGIRLPLIYFFGLSMGTTGIWYAMFLSNLVISSVAAMVIFMKRWLKPVI, encoded by the coding sequence ATGAAACGAGTCAATATTCTAGATGAAAGCATGATGAGCGCCCTTCTTAAACTCGCCTGGCCTGCGGTTCTTACCATGCTCTTCCAGACCGTTTACAACATGGTCGACGCCTACTGGCTCGGGAAGCTAGGAAAGGTAGAGATTTCCGCACCCACAATTGCGTGGCCGGCAATCTTCTTACTGATCTCCATAGGAGGGGGGCTTGCAGTAGCGGGACTGGCTCTCGTCTCTCAGAATCTTGGGGCAGGAAGAAAGGAAGAGGCCTCTCATGTAGCCGGGCAGGTGATATCCATAAGCTTCGCCGTCGCTGTGATTCTCGGTCTTCTCGGTGCGATCTTTTCCGAGACCGTCTTGAAGCTCCTCAATATTCCGACAGAACTGCTTTCAGTAACCAATACATATATGAGAACGATCTTTCTAGGGGCTCCCTTCACCTTCACGATGTTCACTTTCAACTCGCTCTTCACCGCCATCGGGGATACAAAGACACCGATGTGCTTGATGGGTTTCTCTGTAACGGTGAATGCACTTATCGATCCTCTCTTGATATTTGGTATAGGCTTTCCTAGACTGGAGGTCTTCGGTGCAGCTCTTGCAACTGTAATTTCAAGAGGATTTGTTGTGATCGTTGCGACAGTCATTCTATTCAAGGGAAAGAGAGGATTTAAAGTCAATTTCAAAGATCTTAGGCCGAAGTGGAAGACTCTTACCCGCGTCTTGAGGATAGGTCTCCCCTCTTCTGCCGGACAGTCGATAACGGCTCTCGCATTCCTGATAATCACTTCAATGGTTGCCGGCTTTGGTTCGGTGGCGACCGCCGCCCTGGGTGTGGGGAACAGGATAACATCACTTGCAACGATGTTCTCTTTCGGCCTTTCCCAGGCAACGTCATCGATGGTTGGGCAGTACCTAGGCGCCGGAAGAAAGAATGACGCTTATTCAGTTGTATGGAAGGCGACCGGAATAAACGTGTTGATTGTTGGAGTGATCAGCACCGGCACGTTCTTTTTCGGGAAGGAAGTGACGGCGTTTTTCATCAATGACCCGCTTGTCTTGATTGAAGGAGAGAAGTACTTCAGAATAGTCTCCTTCTCCATACCTTTCTTCGCAAGTTACAACATCTTCGACATGGCTTTAAGAGGCTCAGGCCATACGATTCAGTCCATGATTCTCAATATCACAAGACTTTGGGGAATACGCCTTCCTCTGATATACTTCTTCGGTCTGTCCATGGGAACCACAGGAATATGGTACGCGATGTTCTTAAGCAATCTAGTGATTTCCTCTGTGGCGGCCATGGTTATCTTCAT
- the nagA gene encoding N-acetylglucosamine-6-phosphate deacetylase, translating to MRFENVLVVDPIDGEFVGSVETEENVISEIKRIQGTQEFERILMPGFVDPHTHGSVGVGTLSMNGEALRKWENFLYTQGVTCFLPTTMSSTPSAILSAARVVRDYIKNNTLTSVGGIHYEGPYLSLKRKGAQNPELIRSIDLKEIEETLIESVKLITMAPELEGFSQAQELIQKRGITLSLGHTDATYEDMERAYNQGCDRITHFPNGMNTLHHRELGCVGAVLLLPFSVEMIVDGIHSLPGFVKLIYGIKGPKKIMIVTDTIDATAMPDGEYELGGQRVFLKNARPTLEDGTIAAAVLVFSGAVRNFREFTGCSLKELAMVSSLNSLNSIGIKDRGRISEGYRADLVLLDETLEVQETVLNGKTVFKS from the coding sequence ATGAGATTCGAGAACGTACTGGTTGTTGATCCTATCGATGGAGAGTTTGTGGGAAGTGTAGAAACTGAAGAAAACGTAATCTCGGAAATTAAGCGAATTCAAGGGACTCAAGAATTCGAAAGAATATTGATGCCGGGATTTGTCGATCCTCACACCCATGGCTCAGTAGGTGTGGGCACTCTCTCTATGAACGGGGAAGCTTTAAGGAAGTGGGAGAACTTCCTTTACACTCAGGGAGTGACTTGTTTCTTGCCGACTACTATGTCATCGACTCCTTCGGCCATCCTTTCTGCTGCTAGAGTAGTAAGAGATTACATAAAAAACAACACTCTGACTTCAGTTGGGGGCATTCACTATGAAGGCCCCTACCTGAGTCTAAAGAGAAAGGGAGCTCAGAATCCAGAACTCATTCGAAGCATCGACCTGAAGGAAATCGAGGAGACGCTTATCGAATCGGTGAAGCTCATCACCATGGCTCCGGAGCTCGAGGGCTTCTCGCAGGCGCAAGAACTGATACAGAAGCGTGGAATAACTCTTTCTCTGGGACATACCGATGCAACGTACGAGGACATGGAGAGAGCATATAATCAAGGCTGCGATAGAATAACCCACTTCCCTAACGGGATGAACACTCTTCATCACAGAGAACTGGGCTGCGTTGGAGCTGTTCTTTTGCTTCCTTTTTCGGTAGAGATGATAGTGGATGGGATTCACTCTTTGCCGGGTTTTGTGAAGCTTATCTATGGAATAAAGGGCCCGAAGAAGATTATGATAGTTACCGATACTATCGATGCGACGGCCATGCCCGATGGAGAGTATGAACTGGGAGGACAGAGAGTCTTTCTGAAAAATGCAAGACCTACTTTGGAGGACGGAACAATAGCCGCTGCTGTGCTTGTCTTCAGCGGAGCTGTCAGAAATTTCAGGGAATTCACGGGATGCTCACTGAAGGAGCTTGCAATGGTATCCTCCCTCAATTCTCTGAATTCTATTGGCATAAAGGATCGCGGAAGAATCTCCGAGGGTTATCGCGCAGATCTGGTATTGCTAGACGAAACACTTGAAGTTCAAGAAACCGTTCTGAACGGGAAGACTGTATTTAAATCCTGA
- a CDS encoding SIS domain-containing protein produces MTIEDFLNNAKQSILFTAPSLEKDLSAFLEEHAERIKNLAKTALDKGFKQIYWVGSGNSWCNLYSGDYILKKMTDLPSDYYKSYDFICLNPSRLDKDALVILASFSGNTEDTAAALRFANEKGATTISFTSKHDSILAREADESIVYDSNGLFILPLAGAFIFSLEIARLKGRDVSKLYEQIEIMPELLGRIYKEEESRAYRLARKYQESDLFYVLASGAAYAIGYKFGLTVFMENMRVNASFIETSEFRHGPAEMLDGHKPLMVFLVGSDESRDMSERVIKIAESNGAEVIRFDVKDYGDFDPLFAPFLLMIPLQWFAVYSAYYRGIFDLDERVLMGRGKMSTGNQITWP; encoded by the coding sequence ATGACAATTGAAGATTTTTTGAATAATGCAAAACAAAGCATACTCTTTACTGCCCCTTCTCTTGAGAAGGATCTTTCCGCCTTCCTAGAAGAGCATGCGGAAAGAATCAAGAATCTTGCGAAGACTGCTTTAGATAAAGGCTTTAAGCAGATTTACTGGGTGGGTAGCGGGAACTCCTGGTGTAATCTCTATTCAGGTGATTATATACTCAAGAAGATGACCGATCTTCCTTCTGATTACTACAAGAGCTATGATTTCATCTGCTTGAATCCTTCTAGACTTGACAAGGATGCGCTGGTAATACTCGCCTCCTTCTCTGGAAATACCGAAGATACTGCGGCAGCACTTAGATTTGCCAACGAAAAGGGAGCGACAACGATTTCATTTACAAGCAAACACGACAGCATTCTGGCAAGGGAAGCCGACGAATCGATAGTCTACGACTCTAATGGACTGTTTATACTTCCACTCGCCGGAGCCTTCATTTTCAGTCTTGAAATAGCCAGGCTCAAAGGGAGAGACGTTTCGAAGTTATACGAACAGATAGAGATTATGCCTGAACTGCTTGGCAGAATATACAAAGAAGAGGAATCAAGGGCCTACAGGCTGGCGAGAAAGTATCAGGAGAGCGACCTCTTCTACGTTCTCGCAAGCGGGGCGGCCTACGCCATAGGCTATAAGTTCGGACTGACTGTCTTCATGGAAAACATGAGAGTCAATGCTTCATTCATTGAAACGTCGGAGTTCAGACATGGCCCTGCGGAAATGCTTGACGGTCACAAGCCACTGATGGTCTTCCTTGTGGGGAGCGACGAGTCGAGAGATATGAGCGAACGGGTTATAAAAATCGCTGAGTCTAACGGCGCGGAGGTAATACGCTTTGATGTGAAGGATTATGGAGACTTCGACCCGCTCTTTGCCCCGTTCCTTCTGATGATCCCTCTCCAGTGGTTCGCAGTATATTCGGCCTACTACAGGGGTATCTTCGATCTCGATGAGAGGGTTCTTATGGGAAGAGGAAAGATGTCGACGGGTAATCAGATAACCTGGCCATGA